The DNA segment taacttttatttcaaattccaGTGTGTTGACATCTTTCTCTGCAGGATCCGCtacaattggaaaaatttgagtattagattcaaaaatatgaaattggtCTCCCAGGTACAATTCTCTTTACACATattaaaactaaaataattttaaaatgcTTACCATCACTTTTAAATTCAAATAATCTAGGATCCGCCTTAAGAGGAATTAAGCCAAATCTATGTGTTAAAACTTCATCTGGTATTATCGAGGTATTGTTGAGAATCTGAACTCGTTCAATTGCCATGCTAGGAATATCACTGATCATAATTCTTCTGAAAGTATTCGCCAAACCTGGATGAATACCAATTAAATCGAATTCGATCTCATTTTCATCACATCGTACAACAACTATTCGAAGTCTcttcttcaaatttttaatGGTCCATTGTTCATCAAACACTGTACAATTTTTGGTTGGAATCTAAAACTCAAttcattgaaaacaaaaataacgAAAACGGGATAAATACAATTaccttctccatttgaaattctCCAACTTTCATCTTAGGCGATTCCCTCATTTTGCAAACGACTAGTAAACTGTAAACTGTAACTTTCAAACTCAAAACTCAACTAACCACaattaaatttttaaatttacAAATGTAGGTTATTGCCAAAGATCAaagagaaaatatttatttttttcttctatcGAAAGAGTCATGTTAATCTGTGGTATGGGAGTATTCTATGTTGACATCATAGTCTATGGTTGACAGTTGTCTATGAATGAACCATAGATAAACTAAATTATCTGTGGaatatttgatgttctgtgggATAAACCAACTCTTTGGACACTCTTTGGactctactctgtaatctgtgtctttgGATAAACTGCTCAAATTTTTCCACTTAATTTACTTCATAAATCGTAAACCATAATGCCTCATATTTTTTCTTGTAGAAATCTGGAATTTTTAAAATCATTAAGATTTAAGGATGAGGATATACAGACACTCACCTCAGTAGAGCAGGTGATTAATCTTCCTTATTTCAATTATCGCATAAGAATGTTTCATTATTTCAGAAAGGAGTTGAAGAGGAAGTATTCATTAAATACTCCTTGTTTCACAACCCTACAAATAATTCTTCATCTATACCAGATCTTATTAGGCACAAACATGCATTTTTTCTAAATAATACCTTAAGAAGAGTATCTAGGGGTTATGAGGTATTGAAAAAGTATATTATTAAGTTGCGTATAtcaaattgcaaaaatttttaGGCTTTGGATGCCAGTCGAACTTGGATTTGTTATTGGGTGTTGCATTCGTTGAGCCTATTAGATATTAAAATTTCGGATAAGGTGAAGACAGCTTGTATAAAATTCCTGGCAAAGTGAGCTTCACATCATAATATAAAATTCTTGTAATATCTCCATTcttaaattgaaaatgattacagaTGTCAAAATTCAGAAGGAGGATTTGGGGGTGGTCCAGGACAAATTTCTCATTTAGCTCCAACTTATGCAGCTGTTAATGCCTTAATTATAATTGGTACTAAAGAAGCATATGATGTTATCAACAGGTTTGTTCTCGCTTTGGTGAGCCGCACAGCTCTAATCATGAATTTTACAGGGAAAAATTATTAGATTTTTTATGGTCTTTAAAGCAAGAAAATGGATCTTTCTGTATGCATGTTGATGGTGAAATTGACATAAGAGGAGTCTATTGTGCCCTATCCGTAGCCGAATTAACTAATACCTCTTCAAATGAGTTATTTGATAAAACTGCTGAATGGATCATCAGGTATAAATTTGTTTGAAGAATTGTTAGTTAGAgttgaattttatatatttttcaattgatattttagtgaaaaaaaattcatgaataaatgaatttgagaagagAATTAGAGAACACTCTCTAATTAACTGaataaaatatcgaattttGTGGACAGAGTTCTTATGAGAataaaatcataaaattcaatattataagcattgatttatctatttttttattgtttacaAACTAGCTGCCAAACTTATGAAGGTGGTTTTGGAGGTTGTCCAGATATGGAGGCACATGGAGGTTATGCATTTTGTGGATTGGCAGCTCTCACAATATTGAAGAAACAGCATCTTTGTGATATACCAGCTCTTTTGGTAAGATACTGATGAGATAACTCACTAACAGCTTTATTGTCTAAtgtgattttgaatatttgaatgaatttaGCATGTAGCATATATTAATAAAGATTTCTCAGGACAGCACATCTGGGTGAGATCCGATGAGGGGTTGTTCAATTGGCTGTTAAACCATTAAGGGGCAATGTTTGACGTTGATTCTGAACAAAACCAACATAacgatttctttcattttctcaAAAAAGACACACCTTtgtaaataaaatattattcctTATGTATTGATTAGTACTTACAGCAAAAGAAGTTTTAAAAGTGTTCAATTTTGCAGAGATGGTTGGTTCACAGACAAATGAGATTTGAAGGTGGTTTCCAGGGTCGAACAAATAAGTTGGTCGATGGCTGCTATTCTTTTTGGCAAGGAGCAGCTTTAGCAATTATAAACATGTTTATCGGTAAAACTTTATGATACTGATACTTTTCGCATATTGAAAAGAGTAGTTCCACAGAAATGATAATTCTTTCAGTCCTAGTTCAGTAAATTTCATTATTCTTCACAGATAAACCTCCCAAGAATTACCTTTTTGATAACAAGGCACTACAGGAATATATCCTTATATGTGCCCAGCATGCTAATGGTGGATTGATAGACAAACCAGGAAAACATAGAGATGAATATCATTCTTGTTATGTTCTGAGTGGTCTCTCCATAGCCCAACATCTCATACCAAATGTCGAAATTTTAGGTACTTTGAAAAACGAAGTTGTGAGTAAATAGAACTTGAAGCAAGAGACAAACAATTATAACCTTATTTGTTTCAGAAAATTACACATCCTGTTCACAACATCCGCCTTGATTTGTGCAATAAAGCAATCATGTACTATTCAGCAAAGGGGTCACAATTTTAAAAGAAACCTCAAAAATGTGAATAAttggaatttcaatattgattcAATCAAGGATTGTAGTTTTTtacaaataacaaatttttatcGTACTGGTATAATCATTTGTTTTGATtaccaaaaatttttatatggaaaatcCAGCAAAAGATTTCGGTTGCAGTTTTTTTGCTTCTTTCGTTTTGATGCAGCTCAATCAGGAAGTCTACTAGTTTGAAGTACAACACTATATCAGAGTTGGACTCTACTTTTGTGTTCAATATTTATAAGTCTCATATCCAAGTTGTTGAGCAAGGACTACTTTTTAATCTCATAAAGAACTCAATTTATTTAAAAGAAGGctaattcaaaattcatattttgaattattttgtaaataaaagataagaaatttaagttttcattatttcgaaaactagaTAAGATTAAAAGTAGATAGATATACATTCAAAGAGAGTTCTCTATCTTTGACTACATCGGTACAGTGACTTTATTCACCATATGAAGTCACTGTAACACATtggtacagtgactatatatagtatatagtcACCGTACACCTTGGCTTCGACCAGAGACCTCTGTTATCTCTGACTTTGACCCATAGGGCGAGCGCTACAACAGGCGCTTCATGTATTCAAGGAAGAAGGAAACTCAAAACTCACCATCAAATATTTTCTCTTGATGTAAACAAGCAactaaagattatagagttaatatAATCTTTGCAAGCAACTGAGTACCAACTATAGCGTAGATTGATACTTCAATCTACGACTATAGTTACAAaatcgttgattgaagtattcaATAAACGACGAAATTGACCCAGAGATATGGAATATATCTCCATCTCTGAATTTACCCCAGGTGGTCCACCATTAagtgaaaaatgttttttgagcATTGTCTAACTAAAACTATGGAGGGAACATTCCATATCTGAAACGAAGAGTTTTTCGCTGAGGAAAACTCTGCTTATGTAGGTGGCTGCATCGCGATGTTTTTCCATAAATCATTTCCTTTTTCATAACCTTCGTGCGAAAAATCCCAATATGTGACGgacaaaaaattgaaagaaaaactcgcaaaatgatttaaattTTCTGTGAATTAGTGTTTGCTCTGTGGAATACACTGTTGTGTTAGGTTATGTTGtcaaatatatataaatattaagGATAAAAATTCCTTCCGTTTGGAAATTATGGAAACGCGTAAAGTTGCTTCCAAATACGAGGTTCCAGAAGAATCTGAGGAAGAGAATGCTACTGATAAAACTGAAGAGCCTAAAACGGCTAAAGACTTATTTGCTGTGTTTGCTCCAGACTCTGAAAGCGAGTCGGACGCCGAAGCTGAAGAGGATAAAGATTTCGTACCCACTGCTAAAAAGAAAAAAGTCTCCTCTACACCACCAAGTGGTAAAAAAGTAGGTGATACTGTAGTATATTTGGTTCTTGGATTATTATAGTTAACTTAACTAGCAATCTCTGTGAATCGAATATACtaatgatatattttttagaAATACTTACAAAAATATCAAGCTAAATGGAATGATGTACCAAGTTTTAAACCTTGGTTATCTCCCAGTGTCCATGGGGATATATACTTTTATTGTAAGTTCTGTAAAAAAGATTATAAATGTGGAAAATCAGAAATTTTGAAACATATGTCATCTAAAAAGCACAAACAGCACACACAACCACAATTGAAAGTTCATGTAAGATTGTTTACATTACttgattattataaattttttataacttgaataacattttcagaaaaaatttttttttcgtggcTTACTGTGTCCAGTTTTCACACCATTCAAGAAGTCAAAGTGAGTAGTCATTTTTTACTTTAGATGAATGAATACGAATTCAGCCAAATTACTATCTGATAAGCATCTGCCCCACTCAAGCAATTGGTCATATTTatagattgaactctaaaagaactggaacggCATCTAGATGCacgcaaactgaggaagactgaaagggaagatgtagaacAATCTATCTCTttctgcgctctgtcaattggtttataacaATGTAAACAAAAATAACCTGGGGcgttcaagtgagacgactgctatgTCTGACCTCTGATGCGGTTGTTcaattggttgccgaaccattggAAAGAGATGGGTTACTCTACATTTTCCCTCTCAATGGGACATACTTTTTGTtgtatttcggtacctaagaggcccttcctGATCTTTTAGACTTCACTGTATTTATGTAATGAGGATAAGCTCATCTACTTTTATTGCATAGGTATATacctataaatatataatatataatttataAAACATTTAGTAATTTTGAATTAGAAGTACCAATAATGATCACAACTTTTCTATCATTGAGGTATGGTATCCAAGCAATTCGATGAAATATAAGCTTTGTTTTGGTCCACACTCAGAACTGTTCAGAATGGGTTCAAAGTAGTTGAACAGCAATGGTGTGAGGAGCTATGCTCGaactcgccctgtataaataaatgtgcgacaGTTTTGAACCTATCTGGAACCATCAAAGATCAAACCAAACTACTGAAACGGAAGCCATTTGTTTGTCGCATGATTTCTGAACATGTAAAGAATTATTTGTGTTTTATAGATCCATGGAAGTAAATTATGGAGTAATTAGTCagtattcaaattttttgaaagcttgtGGAGTCAAAGGAATTTTATGTAAGTGTTAAGATATAATTAATCGTCAGAAACTCTTAAACTATTTTATCTTATTTTGTAGTGAATGACCAGATTGGTGAGGGAATGTCTCTGACCCTACAAGAAAGGAaaagtttgactgaggaatGGATTCAACAATGTGACAAAAATGGTCAATTTTTAATGGTACAAATTGGTGGAGTTCCCTTAAAAGAAGTTATTGAATTAGTGAGTTCTTCATTACATAAAATTACTGTTTATGGCTCTCCACAATGAACATGATttgaattcaatttcaatattgaatgtTAAGTATAGGTAGTAGAACCCTGATTATCTGTGCCATGATTTGCTATCATCGAAAATGTATTTTTGAAGTTCTCAGTACGACACAACCTGGTACAtccaaaaatgaaactaaaGACGAAGAAAATGATGGGAAGGTAGTAGTCAAAAAAGTTTTTAACAGAGATGCTGAAGGAGCCTCTAATGTTGTATTAGATTATTTTGAGCAACGAAAAAATTTGGACCTTAAATATTGGTATATACATAATAGTATGTTATAAATGGATGTTCGGATTTTACTTGCTTTTCAATTATCCGTGCCTCTTCTGGTAACATGGAGCATGGATAATTGTCATTCTACTGTATATAATTTTCATTATCACATGCACTGTGACtcaaagaaaatttaaaaataaagtGGTAGTTTCAGGGTATTTGAAGATGAACAGTTCTTTTAATTTCCAACCATACTTTTTATACTACCAGTTTTTGAATCCACGAAAAAGGTTTCAATCTGAATGccaattttaattgaattaattGAAGTTTGGAAGAAAATCTAGTCGTTTTTATcctataatattaataatacaATTAACTTTTCTTTTGTATGTGCCTTTTTGATGTTGACATTTCATTTGTAGAAGAAGTTATGTTTGCATTCTCAACACCTTATGAATTACGACAAAATTACGAAAACATGAGTTATGCATTTATCGTGAACGAACACTAAATGATCATGTACTGTAATTCTAGGCAAATCATTGTGAAGTAAACAAGGTTGGCGCAGTAGTATTGTTGCCTGACCTTTACAATAGACCTAGAAATCACCTGGATCTcgtaaaatatataaaattagtAGCTGAAGGAACAAAAGAAATTCCCATTTTGTATCATCATCATCCAAAATATACAAACTTAGACTGTAAGTGATCTATGTAATCAAACCATGAATTCTAAATAACAAGTATTAAAATTTTCAGTGGACATGACTAATTTCTTACTGGATATAACTGGAGAGGTTGATTCTTTTGTTGGATTGATTCACAGTACTAATGATCTTCAATCTGCTCTGTCCAGTTTTCATGTCAAT comes from the Coccinella septempunctata chromosome 2, icCocSept1.1, whole genome shotgun sequence genome and includes:
- the LOC123306537 gene encoding N-acetylneuraminate lyase, coding for METRKVASKYEVPEESEEENATDKTEEPKTAKDLFAVFAPDSESESDAEAEEDKDFVPTAKKKKVSSTPPSGKKKYLQKYQAKWNDVPSFKPWLSPSVHGDIYFYCKFCKKDYKCGKSEILKHMSSKKHKQHTQPQLKVHKKFFFRGLLCPVFTPFKKSKSMEVNYGVISQYSNFLKACGVKGILLNDQIGEGMSLTLQERKSLTEEWIQQCDKNGQFLMVQIGGVPLKEVIELANHCEVNKVGAVVLLPDLYNRPRNHLDLVKYIKLVAEGTKEIPILYHHHPKYTNLDLDMTNFLLDITGEVDSFVGLIHSTNDLQSALSSFHVNEKQFTVFMGTDEVILGAAASGFSCIMANTSNVFAKLVETICFSITKGEILTAQKTQAVLAKALYRIFSYGDTVPALKAAMCIISKLPLGSTREPLEAIWEGNLEKMKNELHEMGLV
- the LOC123307967 gene encoding protein farnesyltransferase subunit beta, yielding MPHIFSCRNLEFLKSLRFKDEDIQTLTSVEQKGVEEEVFIKYSLFHNPTNNSSSIPDLIRHKHAFFLNNTLRRVSRGYEALDASRTWICYWVLHSLSLLDIKISDKVKTACIKFLAKCQNSEGGFGGGPGQISHLAPTYAAVNALIIIGTKEAYDVINREKLLDFLWSLKQENGSFCMHVDGEIDIRGVYCALSVAELTNTSSNELFDKTAEWIISCQTYEGGFGGCPDMEAHGGYAFCGLAALTILKKQHLCDIPALLRWLVHRQMRFEGGFQGRTNKLVDGCYSFWQGAALAIINMFIDKPPKNYLFDNKALQEYILICAQHANGGLIDKPGKHRDEYHSCYVLSGLSIAQHLIPNVEILGTLKNEVKITHPVHNIRLDLCNKAIMYYSAKGSQF